The Setaria italica strain Yugu1 chromosome IX, Setaria_italica_v2.0, whole genome shotgun sequence genome has a window encoding:
- the LOC101773254 gene encoding LOW QUALITY PROTEIN: xyloglucan galactosyltransferase KATAMARI1 homolog (The sequence of the model RefSeq protein was modified relative to this genomic sequence to represent the inferred CDS: inserted 1 base in 1 codon) produces the protein MPPPVACSGRPGYATSSLSPPLSGPWHPFCSRRRRSPSPCCPASPSPSTLHASRRRRRCSPGKLCRRRPRSQIEPXTADRCAGRYIYVYDLPPRFNDDIVRGCRALRPWMDMCPYMPNCGMGRPLGAEGGAFPGPGWYATDQFMLDVIVRCRMRRYECLTRDPARAAAVFVPAYTSLDGGRYLWNGTATRDALALDLVAWLSRRPEWRAMGGRDHFLAAGRTAWDFLRKTDDGGDWGTKLLRLPAVRNMTALVLEIDPWNQSTTLAVPYPTYFHPATAADVCAWQEKARAAERRWLFSFAGAARPGSKKTVRAEIFQQCGASSRCGMFRCTNASDCESPAAPGAVMRLFGSSSFCLQPRGDTPTRRSTFDAVLAGCIPVFFHPDSAYTQYTAHLPPDPESWSVLIMHTDVTGRNVSIEETLSKIPPAAVKGMREEVIRLIPRLVYADPRSTRVDFKDAFDIAVEAVLDRVAKRRQGDVVDGEGR, from the exons ATGCCACCGCCGGTGGCGTGCTCTGGCCGTCCCGGGTATGCTACCTCGTCGCTCTCGCCACCACTCTCTGGGCCGTGGCATCCATTTTGTTCCCGCCGACGCCGTTCTCCCTCCCCCTGCTGCCCAGCGTCACCGTCACCCAGCACCCTCCacgcgagccgccgccgccgccggtgctcgcCGGGCAAGCTATGCAGGCGCCGTCCCCGAAGTCAAATCGAGC TGACGGCCGACCGCTGCGCGGGGCGGTACATCTACGTGTACGACTTGCCACCGCGCTTCAACGACGACATCGTCCGCGGCTGCCGCGCGCTCCGGCCGTGGATGGACATGTGCCCGTACATGCCCAACTGCGGCATGGGCCGGCCGCTGGGCGCCGAGGGAGGCGCCTTCCCGGGCCCCGGTTGGTACGCCACCGACCAGTTCATGCTCGACGTCATCGTCCGCTGCCGGATGCGGCGCTACGAGTGCCTCACCCGCgaccccgcccgcgccgcggccgtgTTCGTGCCGGCCTACACCAGCCTCGACGGCGGCCGGTACCTCTGGAACGGCACCGCGACGCGGGACGCGCTCGCGCTGGACCTCGTCGCGTGGCTGTCGCGGCGCCCCGAGTGGCGCGCCATGGGCGGCCGCGACCACTTCCTGGCGGCCGGCCGGACCGCGTGGGACTTCCTGCGGaagaccgacgacggcggcgactggGGCACCAAGCTGCTCCGCCTCCCGGCCGTCCGGAACATGACGGCGCTCGTCCTCGAGATCGACCCGTGGAACCAGTCGACCACCCTCGCGGTGCCTTACCCGACCTACTTCCACCCGGCGACGGCCGCCGACGTGTGCGCCTGGCAGGagaaggcgcgcgcggcggagcgCAGGTGGCTCTTTTCgttcgccggcgcggcgcggcccggGAGCAAGAAGACCGTCCGCGCCGAGATCTTCCAGCAGTGCGGCGCGTCGAGCCGCTGCGGGATGTTCCGGTGCACGAACGCGTCCGACTGCgagtcgccggcggcgccgggcgccgtGATGCGCCTGTTCGGGAGCTCCAGCTTCTGCCTCCAGCCGCGCGGGGACACGCCGACGCGGCGGTCCACGTTCGACGCCGTCCTGGCCGGGTGCATCCCGGTCTTCTTCCACCCGGACTCGGCGTACACGCAGTACACGGCGCACCTCCCGCCGGATCCCGAGAGCTGGTCGGTGCTCATCATGCACACCGACGTGACGGGCCGGAACGTGAGCATCGAGGAGACGCTGAGCAAGatcccgccggcggcggtgaaggggaTGCGCGAGGAGGTCATCCGGCTCATCCCGAGGTTGGTGTACGCGGACCCGAGGTCGACGCGCGTCGACTTCAAGGACGCGTTCGACATCGCGGTGGAGGCAGTCCTCGATCGAGTGGCCAAGCGGCGTCAGGGCGATGTCGTCGACGGCGAGGGACGCTGA